In a single window of the Christensenella timonensis genome:
- the mobQ gene encoding MobQ family relaxase, translating into MPCPHNEITIVQRSQRQSAVAAAAYQSGEKLFCEYDQQVKHYPEKRGIVHNEILLPANAPQEYADRNTLWNAAEAVEKQWNSQLARRWVLTIPREIPPDQYAVLVREFCEQQFVSKGMIADFAIHDPHPPGHNPHAHVLLTMRAMDEHGKWLPKSRKVYDLDENGERIKLPSGRWKSHKEDTVDWNDQKYCEIWRHEWEVIQNRYLDANDRPERVDLRSYARQGLDIVPTVHEGTAVRQMEKRGIQTNIGNLNREIRAANRLMKSIRQLIQNLKGWITELGEKRKELLAQKAAEEATLLPNLLMKYMEIRKEERKDWTRAGQNRGTSQDLKAVSEALSYLRQKGLSTVEDLEAFLESSGKSAADYRNQMKPKEARSKVIDGILASRTDCKECKAVYEKYQKIFFKKIKGKFKQEHPEVARYEKAADYLAKHPDDKDKTKNELQQEQETLLSEIAELKVPLTEVQEDLKKLRDIRYWVRKATPGTEESKEPPKKQPIKEVLQDKTDEKKAQRTAPAQEKHRQQDMEL; encoded by the coding sequence ACAATGAAATCCTGCTCCCGGCAAATGCTCCACAGGAATATGCAGACCGCAATACTTTATGGAATGCCGCCGAAGCGGTGGAAAAGCAATGGAACTCCCAGCTTGCAAGGCGGTGGGTGCTTACCATTCCCAGAGAGATACCGCCCGACCAGTACGCTGTCCTTGTACGGGAGTTTTGTGAACAGCAGTTTGTTTCCAAAGGCATGATTGCTGATTTTGCCATCCATGACCCCCATCCGCCGGGACACAATCCCCACGCCCATGTCCTGCTGACCATGCGGGCAATGGATGAACATGGAAAATGGCTTCCCAAGAGCCGCAAGGTTTATGACCTTGACGAGAATGGGGAACGGATAAAGCTGCCGTCCGGCAGGTGGAAAAGCCACAAGGAGGATACGGTGGACTGGAACGACCAGAAGTATTGTGAAATCTGGCGGCATGAATGGGAGGTTATCCAGAACCGCTATCTGGACGCCAATGACCGCCCGGAGCGTGTGGACTTGCGTTCCTATGCCAGACAGGGGCTTGATATAGTCCCCACTGTCCATGAGGGGACTGCTGTCCGGCAGATGGAAAAGCGAGGTATCCAGACGAATATCGGCAACCTGAACCGGGAAATCAGAGCCGCCAACCGCCTGATGAAGTCCATCCGGCAGCTTATCCAAAACCTCAAAGGCTGGATTACCGAGCTGGGAGAAAAACGGAAGGAGCTGCTTGCACAAAAGGCGGCGGAGGAAGCGACACTTCTTCCCAATCTGCTGATGAAGTATATGGAGATACGAAAGGAAGAACGGAAGGACTGGACAAGGGCTGGACAGAACCGGGGAACTTCACAGGACTTAAAGGCAGTCAGCGAAGCCCTGTCCTATCTCCGGCAAAAGGGGCTTTCCACTGTGGAGGACTTAGAAGCGTTTCTGGAATCTTCCGGGAAATCAGCCGCAGATTACCGCAATCAGATGAAGCCAAAGGAAGCCCGGAGCAAAGTGATTGACGGGATTCTTGCCAGCCGGACAGACTGCAAGGAATGTAAGGCTGTCTATGAGAAGTACCAGAAGATATTTTTTAAGAAAATAAAGGGGAAATTCAAACAGGAACACCCGGAGGTTGCCCGGTATGAGAAAGCCGCTGACTACCTTGCCAAGCACCCGGACGATAAGGATAAAACGAAAAATGAGTTGCAACAGGAGCAGGAAACGCTTCTCAGCGAAATCGCAGAGCTGAAAGTACCACTGACCGAGGTACAGGAGGATTTGAAGAAGCTGCGGGACATCCGCTACTGGGTACGGAAAGCCACACCCGGCACAGAGGAAAGCAAAGAGCCGCCCAAGAAGCAGCCCATCAAAGAAGTCTTGCAGGATAAGACTGACGAGAAAAAAGCACAAAGAACCGCCCCGGCACAGGAGAAACACAGACAACAGGATATGGAACTTTAA
- a CDS encoding CHC2 zinc finger domain-containing protein, which yields MNVFEAVKQSVTTRQAAEYYGIHVGRNGMACCPFHNDKTPSMKLDRRYHCFGCGADGDVIDFAAALYGLGKKEAAVQLAQDFGLSYEDWKPPGKVKKPKTRQKSPEEQFQEAKNRCFRILADYLHLLMAWRTDYAPHSPEEAFHPRFVEALQKQAQVEYLLDVLLFGETEEKADLITDYGKDVIQLEQRMAELAAADAARTKKHYERHAAAPER from the coding sequence TTGAATGTATTCGAAGCTGTGAAGCAGTCCGTCACAACAAGACAGGCTGCGGAGTATTATGGAATCCATGTAGGTCGGAACGGGATGGCTTGCTGCCCGTTCCATAACGATAAAACCCCAAGCATGAAGCTGGATCGGCGTTACCATTGCTTCGGCTGCGGTGCGGATGGGGATGTGATTGATTTTGCCGCCGCCCTGTATGGGCTGGGAAAGAAAGAAGCCGCCGTACAGCTGGCACAGGACTTCGGGCTTTCCTATGAGGACTGGAAACCGCCGGGAAAGGTAAAAAAGCCCAAGACCCGGCAGAAATCCCCGGAGGAACAGTTTCAGGAAGCAAAGAATCGCTGCTTCCGTATTCTTGCCGATTATCTCCATCTGCTGATGGCATGGAGAACGGACTACGCCCCGCACTCCCCGGAGGAAGCCTTTCATCCCCGGTTTGTGGAAGCCTTACAGAAGCAAGCCCAAGTGGAATATCTGCTGGATGTGCTGCTGTTCGGGGAAACAGAGGAAAAAGCGGATTTGATTACGGACTACGGAAAGGATGTGATACAGCTTGAACAGCGAATGGCAGAACTTGCAGCCGCAGACGCAGCAAGAACTAAAAAACACTATGAACGCCATGCAGCCGCCCCAGAGCGTTGA
- a CDS encoding virulence-associated E family protein, translating into MNAMQPPQSVEEIKAGLETTEKGGVRQSIRNCLTVFQRDPLLSGAIAYNILTDRKDIIKPIGFHRESTALNDTDMKYLLLYLEETYGLTNEKKIDNAIGIVANENKYHPIRDYLNTLVWDGTERIRFCLRHFLGADADDYTYEALKLFLLGAISRAFQPGCKFEIMLCLVGGQGAGKSTFFRLLAVRDEWFSDDLRKLDDDNVYRKLQGHWIIEMSEMMATSNAKSIEEIKSFLSRQKEVYKIPYETHPADRPRQCVFGGTSNALDFLPLDRSGNRRFIPVMVYPEQAEVHILEDEAASRAYIGQMWAEAMEIYKSGRFKLAFSPAMQRYLKEHQRDFMPEDTKAGMIQAYLDKYTGSMVCSKQLYKEALNHAFDEPKQWEIREINEIMNQCISSWRYFPNPRMFSEYGRQKGWERENPATDSGNPSEKTMDGFVEVTEQMELPF; encoded by the coding sequence ATGAACGCCATGCAGCCGCCCCAGAGCGTTGAGGAAATCAAGGCGGGGCTGGAAACCACCGAGAAAGGCGGTGTCCGTCAGAGCATACGGAACTGCCTGACCGTATTCCAACGTGACCCTCTGCTTTCAGGGGCTATCGCATACAACATCCTGACTGACCGCAAGGACATCATAAAGCCCATCGGTTTTCACAGAGAAAGCACCGCCCTGAACGATACGGACATGAAGTATCTGCTTCTTTATCTGGAAGAAACCTACGGGCTTACCAATGAGAAAAAGATTGATAACGCCATCGGGATTGTGGCGAATGAAAACAAGTACCATCCCATCCGGGACTATCTCAATACCCTTGTGTGGGACGGGACAGAGCGAATCCGCTTCTGCCTGCGGCACTTTCTGGGGGCTGACGCAGACGATTACACCTATGAAGCGTTGAAGCTGTTCCTGCTGGGTGCAATCTCACGAGCCTTTCAGCCGGGGTGCAAGTTTGAAATCATGCTCTGTCTGGTAGGCGGTCAGGGGGCTGGAAAGTCCACCTTCTTCCGGCTGCTGGCAGTCCGGGACGAGTGGTTCTCCGATGATTTGCGGAAGCTGGACGATGACAATGTGTACCGCAAGCTGCAAGGTCACTGGATTATTGAAATGTCGGAAATGATGGCAACCTCCAACGCCAAGAGCATTGAGGAAATCAAGTCATTTTTAAGCCGGCAGAAAGAGGTCTACAAGATACCTTATGAAACCCACCCGGCAGACCGCCCCCGTCAGTGCGTGTTTGGCGGCACTTCCAATGCCCTTGACTTCCTGCCCCTTGACCGTTCCGGCAACCGCCGCTTTATCCCGGTCATGGTGTACCCGGAGCAGGCGGAAGTTCACATTTTGGAGGATGAAGCCGCTTCCAGAGCCTATATCGGGCAGATGTGGGCGGAAGCGATGGAGATTTATAAAAGCGGCAGGTTCAAGCTGGCTTTCAGCCCCGCCATGCAGCGGTATCTCAAAGAACACCAGCGGGATTTTATGCCGGAGGACACCAAAGCCGGGATGATACAGGCGTATCTTGATAAATACACCGGGAGCATGGTCTGCTCCAAGCAGCTCTATAAGGAAGCCTTGAACCATGCTTTTGACGAGCCGAAGCAATGGGAAATCCGGGAAATCAACGAGATTATGAACCAGTGCATTTCCAGCTGGCGGTACTTCCCAAACCCAAGAATGTTTTCCGAATATGGCAGACAAAAGGGCTGGGAGCGTGAAAACCCGGCAACGGACTCCGGCAACCCGTCTGAAAAAACGATGGACGGTTTTGTGGAGGTCACAGAACAGATGGAGCTTCCATTCTGA
- a CDS encoding recombinase family protein: MAMMNEMEYRTIGSALAGGYRAAVYCRLSKDDDLQGESASIANQRDMLEKYCEKQGWEVVAVYQDDGFTGLNMERPDLQRMLRAIERRQINLVITKDLSRLGRNYLQTGHLIEDFFPRNGVRYIAMNDGIDTLRDNNDIAPFKNILNEMYSKDISKKVHSSYLLKAQKGQFTGCLAPFGYRKDPEDKNHLLIDEETAPIVRLIFGYALNGHGPNYIRRRLEKEKIPCPTWWNRERGLRNTRTKWEKKDPENGRYMWDFSVIKDLLMNPVYTGAIASQKKDYRFKIGTIGEKKPEDWIVVEGQHEPLIDSMSFDIVQNKLKSRQRPGQTNEISLFAGLLKCGECGKSLTVRYTNAKHPQRIYSCKTYNAFGKNHCTQHRIDYDTLYSHVLRKIRECARAALMDGEAVADRLTNTCEAEQREQREAMERSLTRDEERIEVLDKMVMRLYEDMIAGRISEQNFNTMLEKTQTEQTELKTKVSEGRKRLSDEVQLANDAKQWVEAIQEYANITELDAATLNRLIKEIVVHERIDEDKTRHISIEIHFNLKPIPEVEQVTA; encoded by the coding sequence ATGGCTATGATGAACGAAATGGAATACAGAACAATCGGTTCGGCACTTGCCGGGGGTTATCGTGCGGCGGTCTATTGCAGGCTGTCAAAGGACGATGACCTGCAAGGCGAAAGTGCCAGTATCGCAAACCAGCGTGATATGCTGGAAAAATACTGCGAAAAGCAGGGATGGGAGGTTGTGGCAGTCTATCAGGACGATGGCTTCACAGGTCTTAACATGGAGCGTCCTGACCTACAGAGAATGTTGAGAGCCATTGAGCGCAGGCAGATCAACCTTGTCATCACGAAAGACCTCAGCCGACTGGGGCGTAATTATCTGCAAACCGGGCATTTGATTGAGGACTTTTTCCCAAGAAACGGTGTCCGCTATATCGCCATGAATGACGGCATCGACACCCTGCGGGATAACAACGACATTGCCCCGTTCAAGAATATCCTGAACGAGATGTACAGCAAGGATATTTCCAAGAAAGTCCATTCCTCTTATCTTCTGAAAGCGCAGAAAGGACAGTTTACCGGGTGTCTTGCCCCGTTTGGGTATCGGAAAGACCCGGAGGACAAAAACCATCTGCTCATTGACGAGGAAACCGCCCCGATTGTGCGGCTGATTTTCGGATATGCCCTGAACGGTCATGGTCCGAACTATATCCGCAGACGGCTGGAGAAAGAAAAAATCCCCTGCCCTACATGGTGGAACCGGGAACGGGGGCTTCGCAATACCCGCACCAAATGGGAAAAGAAAGACCCAGAAAACGGGCGGTATATGTGGGACTTCTCCGTTATCAAAGACCTTTTGATGAATCCCGTCTACACCGGGGCGATTGCTTCCCAGAAAAAGGACTACCGCTTCAAAATCGGCACGATTGGGGAAAAGAAGCCGGAGGACTGGATTGTGGTGGAGGGACAGCATGAACCGCTGATTGACAGCATGAGCTTTGACATTGTGCAGAACAAGCTGAAATCCCGCCAGCGTCCGGGGCAGACCAATGAAATCAGCCTGTTTGCCGGACTGTTAAAATGCGGCGAGTGTGGGAAGTCGCTGACGGTACGCTACACAAACGCTAAACATCCCCAGCGGATTTACTCCTGCAAGACCTACAATGCCTTTGGAAAGAACCACTGCACCCAGCACCGGATTGATTATGACACCCTTTACAGCCATGTGCTGCGGAAAATCCGGGAATGTGCCAGAGCTGCCCTGATGGACGGGGAAGCGGTTGCCGACCGCCTGACCAATACCTGTGAAGCCGAGCAGCGGGAACAGCGGGAAGCAATGGAACGCTCCCTTACAAGGGACGAGGAACGGATTGAGGTTCTGGACAAAATGGTCATGCGGCTTTATGAGGATATGATTGCAGGGCGTATCAGTGAGCAGAATTTCAACACCATGCTGGAAAAGACACAGACCGAGCAGACGGAGCTTAAAACAAAAGTGTCCGAGGGCAGAAAGCGGCTGTCCGATGAAGTCCAGCTTGCCAATGATGCAAAACAATGGGTGGAAGCCATTCAGGAATACGCCAACATCACAGAGCTGGACGCAGCCACCCTCAACCGCTTAATCAAAGAAATCGTTGTGCATGAGCGCATTGACGAAGATAAAACAAGACACATTTCTATCGAAATTCATTTTAATCTCAAACCCATCCCGGAGGTGGAACAGGTCACTGCCTGA
- a CDS encoding VirB6/TrbL-like conjugal transfer protein, CD1112 family: protein MGWIFEQIGNAIKEFLKGVVEGNLTDMFNDVNTKVGTIAGDVGQTPVGWNGEIFAMIKNISDTVIVPIAGMIITFVLVYELVTMITDRNNMHDFDTFSFFKYFLKAGIAVFIVANTMTIVMGVFDIAQYAINASAGAIGENTAIDIAAVLEQMQAGLNAMGIGELLGLVLETYIIKFAMLIFSLLITLVIAGRMIEIYLYCSLAPIPFATFTNKEWGSMGTNYLRGLVALAFQGLLIMVCVGIYAVLINTLTVTENIHASIWMIAGYTVLLCFALFKTGTFSKSIFNAH from the coding sequence ATGGGTTGGATATTTGAACAGATAGGAAATGCGATTAAGGAATTTTTGAAAGGCGTTGTTGAGGGCAACCTAACGGATATGTTCAATGATGTAAATACCAAAGTCGGTACGATTGCCGGGGACGTTGGACAAACCCCGGTCGGTTGGAACGGTGAAATATTCGCCATGATAAAGAACATATCCGATACGGTAATTGTTCCCATTGCAGGCATGATAATAACGTTTGTGCTGGTGTACGAGCTTGTCACGATGATAACCGACCGAAACAATATGCACGATTTTGACACATTCAGCTTTTTTAAATACTTTTTGAAAGCAGGGATTGCGGTGTTCATCGTTGCAAACACAATGACAATCGTTATGGGAGTATTCGACATAGCACAATATGCTATCAATGCCAGCGCGGGCGCGATTGGAGAAAATACGGCGATTGACATTGCCGCCGTGCTGGAGCAGATGCAAGCAGGACTAAACGCAATGGGAATCGGTGAACTGCTGGGGCTGGTGCTGGAAACATACATTATCAAGTTTGCAATGCTCATTTTCTCATTGCTCATAACCTTAGTAATCGCAGGTCGCATGATCGAAATTTATTTGTATTGCAGTTTAGCACCTATCCCCTTTGCCACGTTCACCAATAAAGAATGGGGCAGCATGGGGACAAACTACTTGCGGGGCTTAGTAGCTCTTGCATTTCAAGGGCTTTTGATTATGGTGTGTGTTGGGATTTACGCCGTTCTTATCAATACGCTAACCGTCACGGAGAACATACACGCGAGCATTTGGATGATTGCGGGTTATACCGTGCTTCTTTGTTTTGCCCTATTCAAAACAGGGACATTCTCAAAGAGCATCTTTAACGCTCACTAA
- a CDS encoding PrgI family protein: MPYVPVPKDLNKVKSKVAFNLTKRQLICFAIAGGVGIPFYLLTKSHIGTSLAAFIMIVIMMPFFFCAMYEKDGQPLERILKNYIGSHFIRKRKRPYQTRNFYAELQKEIDERKKEEMNIAKSKKEAAGKKNTTRRK, translated from the coding sequence ATGCCATATGTGCCAGTACCAAAGGATTTGAACAAGGTAAAAAGCAAGGTTGCCTTTAACCTCACCAAACGCCAGCTTATTTGCTTTGCGATCGCCGGGGGCGTGGGTATTCCCTTTTACCTTTTGACAAAATCACACATCGGAACGTCTTTAGCGGCTTTTATTATGATCGTAATTATGATGCCGTTTTTCTTTTGTGCTATGTACGAAAAAGACGGACAGCCACTTGAACGGATTCTAAAAAATTATATCGGTTCGCATTTCATCCGTAAGCGCAAACGACCTTATCAGACGCGCAATTTTTATGCGGAATTACAAAAGGAAATTGACGAACGGAAAAAGGAGGAAATGAATATTGCAAAAAGCAAAAAAGAAGCAGCGGGCAAGAAAAACACCACCCGCAGGAAATAA
- a CDS encoding VirB4-like conjugal transfer ATPase, CD1110 family → MKLLHGSPNRKLPPQEKQRVVAAMKKRKAANPRTAQDTIPYLRMYRDGICRVTDRLYTKMLEFQDITYQLANNEDKTTIFENYCDFLNYFDSSITVQLTFINQSVNMKNFAKIIDIPPQGDSFDDIRKEYASMLKDQLAKGNNGLQKRKFLTFGIEADDFASAKQRLERIEMDVMNNFKVLGVRASLLNGYDRLKVLHDIFHADSKEPFMFNWDLTYQSGLSTKDFIAPTSFSFRDDRMFTMGRKIGAVSYLQILAPELSDRMLADYLDMDTDLIVNLHIQSIDQNAAVKLVKRKITDLDKMKIEEQKKAVRSGYDMDIIPSDLATYGDEAKNLLKDLQSRNERMFLVTFLVMNTADDKKKLDNATFAAAGIAQKYNCTLKPLDFQQENALASSLPLGRNLVPIQRGLTTSSAAIFVPFTTQELFSHSPQSLYYGLNALSNNMIMADRKQLKTPNGLILGTPGAGKSFSAKREIVNVFLLTRDQILVCDPESEYGALTLKLGGQVIELSPNSKQCINPLDINLNYSEDDNPLTLKSDFVLSFCELICGGRNGLEPIERTVIDRCVSLIYREYIANPKPENVPVLGDLYRALRQQPEPEAQRVATALEMYVTGTLNVFNNRTNIIGLTDKRMITFDIRRLGKALKKLGMLILEDQAWNMVTVNRFEGHKATRFYIDEFHLLFKDQQTAAYSVEIWQRFRKWNGIPTGITQNVKTLLLSPEIENIFDNSDFVYMLNQAPGDRQRIAKQLSISPQQLSYVTNSNEGEGLLYFGNTIIPFVDHFPKDTQLYKIMTTKPDEVNKQ, encoded by the coding sequence ATGAAATTACTGCACGGTTCACCCAACAGGAAATTACCACCACAGGAGAAACAGCGCGTCGTTGCCGCAATGAAAAAGCGCAAGGCGGCAAACCCACGGACGGCGCAAGATACAATCCCCTATTTGCGTATGTATCGTGACGGGATATGCAGGGTTACGGACAGGCTATACACAAAAATGCTTGAATTTCAAGATATCACATACCAGCTTGCAAACAATGAGGACAAGACGACGATTTTTGAAAATTATTGTGATTTTCTCAACTACTTTGATAGCTCAATCACGGTACAACTTACGTTTATCAATCAATCCGTCAATATGAAAAACTTTGCGAAGATCATTGATATACCACCGCAGGGAGATAGCTTTGACGACATACGCAAGGAATATGCGAGTATGTTAAAAGACCAGCTTGCCAAAGGCAATAACGGACTACAAAAGCGCAAATTCCTTACATTCGGTATTGAAGCGGACGACTTCGCAAGCGCGAAACAGCGGCTTGAACGCATTGAAATGGACGTAATGAACAACTTTAAGGTGCTGGGCGTTCGGGCATCATTGCTAAACGGGTACGACCGTTTAAAAGTGTTGCACGACATATTCCATGCGGACAGCAAAGAACCCTTTATGTTTAATTGGGATTTGACGTATCAATCGGGATTGTCCACAAAAGATTTTATTGCGCCAACATCGTTTAGCTTTCGAGATGATCGGATGTTTACAATGGGACGCAAAATCGGCGCGGTTTCGTATCTGCAAATACTTGCCCCGGAGCTTTCCGACCGTATGCTTGCCGATTATCTCGACATGGACACTGATTTGATCGTCAATCTGCATATTCAGTCAATCGACCAAAACGCCGCCGTCAAGCTCGTAAAGCGAAAGATTACAGACCTTGACAAAATGAAGATTGAGGAACAGAAAAAGGCGGTTCGCAGCGGGTACGACATGGACATTATACCGTCAGACCTTGCGACATATGGCGACGAAGCAAAAAACTTATTAAAAGACTTGCAGAGCCGCAATGAAAGAATGTTCTTAGTTACGTTCCTTGTCATGAATACGGCAGACGATAAAAAGAAGCTGGATAATGCAACATTTGCGGCGGCAGGGATTGCACAGAAATATAATTGCACGTTAAAGCCGCTTGATTTCCAACAGGAAAACGCACTTGCAAGCAGCTTACCACTGGGTCGAAACCTTGTTCCCATACAGCGCGGACTTACCACGTCCAGCGCGGCAATATTTGTACCGTTTACAACGCAAGAGCTTTTTTCACATAGTCCGCAATCCCTGTACTACGGGCTTAATGCCTTATCTAATAATATGATAATGGCAGATCGCAAACAGCTAAAAACTCCGAACGGTCTTATCTTGGGAACACCGGGAGCCGGGAAAAGTTTTTCGGCAAAGCGTGAGATCGTAAACGTGTTCCTGCTTACGCGAGATCAAATATTGGTATGCGACCCGGAAAGTGAATACGGCGCATTGACTTTGAAGCTGGGCGGTCAAGTGATCGAACTATCCCCGAACAGCAAGCAATGTATAAACCCGCTGGATATCAACCTTAACTATTCGGAGGATGATAACCCGCTAACTCTCAAAAGTGATTTTGTGCTTTCGTTCTGCGAACTCATTTGTGGCGGCAGAAATGGGCTTGAACCAATCGAACGCACGGTAATTGATCGTTGTGTTTCCCTTATTTACAGGGAATATATCGCAAACCCGAAACCCGAAAACGTCCCTGTATTGGGCGACCTTTACCGGGCATTAAGGCAGCAACCAGAGCCAGAAGCGCAGCGCGTCGCAACAGCACTTGAAATGTACGTTACGGGTACGCTTAATGTGTTCAATAACCGTACAAACATTATAGGGCTTACCGATAAGCGCATGATTACGTTTGATATTCGGCGGCTGGGAAAGGCTTTAAAAAAGCTGGGTATGCTTATACTGGAAGATCAAGCGTGGAACATGGTTACGGTAAACCGTTTTGAGGGACACAAGGCAACCCGGTTTTATATCGACGAATTTCACTTGCTTTTCAAAGACCAACAAACAGCGGCGTACAGTGTGGAAATTTGGCAGCGGTTTAGGAAGTGGAACGGCATTCCGACAGGGATAACGCAAAATGTCAAAACGCTGCTATTATCCCCGGAGATCGAAAACATCTTTGACAATTCGGATTTTGTGTATATGCTCAACCAAGCTCCCGGCGACCGTCAACGAATTGCAAAACAGTTATCTATTTCGCCGCAACAATTATCATACGTCACAAACAGCAATGAGGGCGAGGGGCTTTTGTATTTTGGGAATACGATCATTCCTTTTGTTGATCACTTCCCGAAAGACACACAGCTATATAAGATCATGACGACCAAACCCGACGAGGTAAACAAGCAATGA
- a CDS encoding C40 family peptidase has product MYLRSKLHQHVEDENLAVKAGQRTEQRTVNTTLAVGRRVRKRSNTLKARRALGLDRRTVRTQTNRIYRWTAESSAKSKNAPAIKRAIQKRAIKKQYAKGARKAAKSAAKTGGRTARKTARTAGVLMRHPVALVIAIAVIVIVIFVASLVATVGAMIAQSSTAMIGTAYLAADRDINEAQDYYTQKEAELLQEAYSLEGQNPGYDEYRYNIGEVEHNPYELMAFLTAAHKDFIFEDISPVLDELFDEQFQLWTEATTETRTRAVETTDPATGEVITKTEEYEVRIFNINVTVNMFSVIAAGRMDDEQRKMYDGYVQSRGSRQHFGKPIDCDWTLYITTPYGYSYNGGISYSDGVTLSIPYGTTLLAGQPGTVTQAGSRLIVDCADGLRYIYDGLVSVSVSDGREVKTGDEIGTSGGTLYLEYSQNGETLNPYYFVECGSGGLNGVPGGGGIGGYPGEPYDDETYQRLLAEATKYIGMPYVWGGSTPATSFDCSGYVCWCLNASGVANVGRTNAQGLYNMCTPISREEAHPGDLIFFTGTHSAGHPVTHVAFYVGNGMMLEAGKPIGYSSFETPYWTKHFYSFGRLTG; this is encoded by the coding sequence ATGTATTTACGCAGCAAGCTACATCAACACGTCGAGGACGAAAATTTGGCGGTCAAGGCAGGACAGCGAACGGAGCAACGCACGGTAAACACGACCCTTGCGGTTGGGCGGCGGGTACGAAAGCGGAGCAACACGTTAAAAGCCCGCCGTGCGCTGGGTCTTGACCGCCGCACGGTAAGGACGCAAACAAACCGTATTTATCGCTGGACGGCAGAGAGCAGCGCAAAAAGCAAAAACGCCCCCGCAATTAAACGAGCCATACAAAAACGGGCAATTAAAAAGCAGTATGCGAAAGGTGCGCGTAAGGCGGCAAAGTCGGCGGCAAAAACAGGCGGGAGAACCGCAAGAAAAACCGCGCGGACAGCGGGCGTTTTGATGCGCCACCCCGTCGCTCTTGTGATCGCTATTGCTGTAATCGTGATCGTTATTTTTGTTGCTTCTCTTGTGGCAACCGTGGGGGCTATGATCGCGCAGAGCAGCACGGCAATGATCGGCACAGCCTACCTAGCGGCAGATCGGGACATAAACGAAGCGCAGGACTATTACACGCAAAAGGAAGCCGAGTTATTACAAGAAGCGTATAGCCTGGAGGGGCAAAACCCCGGCTACGACGAGTACCGTTATAACATTGGCGAAGTGGAGCATAACCCTTACGAGCTAATGGCATTTTTAACCGCCGCACATAAAGATTTTATTTTCGAGGATATAAGCCCCGTTTTGGATGAACTGTTTGACGAGCAATTCCAGTTATGGACGGAAGCAACGACCGAAACCCGCACCCGCGCGGTTGAAACGACAGACCCAGCCACGGGCGAGGTTATCACGAAAACCGAAGAATACGAAGTAAGAATTTTCAATATCAATGTGACAGTCAATATGTTTTCCGTGATTGCGGCGGGTCGTATGGATGACGAGCAACGAAAAATGTATGACGGGTATGTGCAGAGCCGAGGGAGCCGCCAGCATTTCGGCAAACCGATTGATTGTGATTGGACACTTTATATTACAACCCCCTACGGCTATTCGTACAATGGCGGCATTTCCTATTCGGACGGCGTAACGCTTTCCATTCCCTACGGCACAACCTTGCTTGCAGGACAGCCCGGAACAGTCACGCAAGCAGGGAGCCGCCTTATAGTCGATTGTGCGGACGGTCTGCGTTACATTTATGACGGGCTTGTAAGCGTGAGCGTGTCGGACGGTCGGGAAGTCAAGACCGGGGACGAGATCGGCACGAGCGGCGGCACGCTATACCTTGAATATTCGCAAAATGGCGAAACGCTCAACCCGTATTATTTTGTAGAGTGCGGCAGCGGCGGTTTGAATGGTGTACCGGGCGGTGGCGGCATAGGCGGTTATCCCGGCGAACCCTACGATGACGAAACCTACCAGCGACTTTTAGCCGAAGCGACAAAATACATCGGTATGCCCTACGTTTGGGGCGGCAGCACCCCGGCAACGTCCTTTGATTGCAGCGGGTATGTATGTTGGTGTCTCAATGCGTCGGGTGTGGCAAACGTCGGGCGCACGAACGCGCAGGGGCTTTACAATATGTGTACCCCTATTTCGCGTGAAGAAGCCCACCCCGGCGACCTTATATTTTTTACAGGAACGCATAGCGCGGGTCATCCTGTAACGCACGTTGCATTTTACGTCGGGAATGGAATGATGCTTGAAGCTGGAAAGCCTATCGGCTATTCGTCATTTGAAACGCCATACTGGACAAAGCACTTTTATTCGTTCGGTCGGCTAACAGGATAA
- a CDS encoding DUF4315 family protein → MDKIDKIIKEIDKTKAQIVSAQKKLKNLEQQKTQEENLQIIQAVRAIKMTPDELRRFLQKQKTPKMKDDQPETPAHDESEETNV, encoded by the coding sequence ATGGACAAGATCGACAAAATTATTAAAGAAATCGACAAGACAAAGGCGCAGATCGTGAGCGCACAAAAGAAGCTAAAGAATTTGGAGCAGCAAAAAACGCAGGAAGAAAATTTGCAAATTATACAGGCAGTGCGGGCAATCAAAATGACCCCGGACGAATTACGGCGTTTTTTGCAAAAACAGAAAACCCCAAAAATGAAAGACGACCAGCCGGAAACCCCGGCACATGATGAAAGCGAGGAAACTAACGTATGA